The following proteins come from a genomic window of Sorghum bicolor cultivar BTx623 chromosome 3, Sorghum_bicolor_NCBIv3, whole genome shotgun sequence:
- the LOC110433717 gene encoding protein FAR-RED IMPAIRED RESPONSE 1-like has translation MFYRFSKEFEKTAEYDVKPVGQFQYWLEPNNSFVFGYGKRNYLVTAIEEDESYCCECSKFDRDGIICCHIMRVMVRMGVKLIPERYILKRWTQQAIASDTNQVQNVNAPVGLVARGMPLTSEKTLRFTNATTAFAAIAVEGCTNDENYAILEKHIKEMRSEFEEIKKRTMANRQNTSGAEGGATEGAQNGTGAVAGPNTSSVANPPKSKAKGRRKEKCSQCISMWNPQS, from the exons ATGTTTTACAGGTTCTCCAAAGAGTTTGAGAAAACTGCAGAATATGATGTGAAGCCTGTAGGGCAGTTCCAATATTGGTTGGAGCCCAATAATAGCTTTGTTTTTGGGTATGGAAAAAGGAACTATCTTGTTACAGCAATAGAAGAGGATGAAAGCTATTGCTGCGAGTGCAGCAAGTTTGATAGGGATGGAATCATTTGCTGCCACATTATGAGAGTTATGGTCAGAATGGGTGTGAAATTAATACCAGAAAGGTACATCCTTAAAAGGTGGACGCAACAAGCAATTGCTAGTGATACTAACCAGGTCCAAAATGTGAATGCACCAGTGGGACTTGTGGCCCGTGGGATGCCATTGACTAGTGAGAAAACTTTGAGATTTACCAACGCAACCACCGCGTTTGCAGCAATAGCAGTGGAAGGTTGTACAAATGATGAAAACTATGCTATTTTGGAGAAGCACATCAAGGAGATGCGATCTGAATTTGAAGAAATTAAGAAAAGGACGATGGCAAATAGGCAAAACACTAGTGGTGCAGAAGGTGGTGCTACAGAAGGTGCACAAAATGGTACAG GTGCAGTGGCTGGTCCAAATACATCAAGTGTAGCGAACCCCCCAAAATCAAAAGCTAAAGGGCGCAGGAAGGAGAAG TGTTCACAGTGCATTAGCATGTGGAACCCGCAGTCATGA
- the LOC8078216 gene encoding uncharacterized protein LOC8078216 isoform X3 translates to MKTMGSRKRGAGGGRTSGTDGVRNRATPARLFKLYKEMSEAQRKLVSDAGFGGLLEIGSGRLPSALSKWLVKNVDGVSEELVIPGRGKIKVNAAAVNRILGLPMGEDEVKYEFNGSAISFINEKCSFDNGRSPAITTITERLCANKEANDDYLRCWLMVAISTFLCGSTALCISPKCYPSLVDLSKVKELNWCKFVVDTLKGSVGKMHKKDSVLGCLYFLSILYLDSLEVGNIQVPEKQPRVAAWNMKLINKVIKMDTNTNGTFGKLKLKKLAGSVTETSLFGDFQDIDNFISHRASAPMSSKKKRKLSEIVKKACIGFTEVIGTFISEVSTISDDSEEQEETRTARRRRTTNPNQKNTNEDKGDEEPRRSTRKRTTNTHKQDVDEDEEIEEDEEDEEEEEEDWKEDEDEDEDEEDEEVDKEVELEDEEVAKEMELEDEGVSGEDDATNKVDPPAGDSRETEPTPLEVVPSQSRRERLRLPPPASVVEKNEKSKKHTKVDAPAGDSRESEPTPLEVVPSQSRRERLRKAGVCNRLDES, encoded by the exons ATGAAG ACAATGGGTAGTAGAAAGAGGGGCGCTGGTGGTGGTCGCACTAGCGGGACAGAT GGTGTAAGGAATAGAGCAACGCCTGCTAGACTGTTTAAATTGTACAAGGAAATGTCAGAGGCTCAGCGGAAGCTTGTTAGTGATGCTGGCTTTGGAGGCTTGCTTGAGATAGGAAGTGGTCGATTGCCATCTGCCCTAAGTAAATGGCTTGTGAAGAATGTGGATGGTGTATCAGAAGAGcttgtaattcctggaagagGAAAGATTAAAGTAAATGCAGCTGCTGTGAACAGGATACTAGGGTTACCTATGGGTGAAGATGAGGTCAAATATGAATTCAATGGAAGTGCAATTAGTTTCATCAATGAAAAGTGCAGCTTTGACAACGGAAGGTCTCCTGCAATTACAACAATAACAGAAAGGCTGTGTGCAAACAAGGAAGCAAATGATGACTACCTCCGGTGTTGGCTCATGGTTGCTATCTCAACTTTTCTGTGTGGGAGCACAGCATTGTGCATCAGCCCAAAGTGCTATCCTTCTTTGGTTGATCTATCAAAAGTTAAGGAATTGAATTGGTGCAAATTTGTAGTAGATACTCTCAAAGGATCCGTCGGAAAGATGCATAAAAAGGATTCTGTTTTAGGCTGTCTGTATTTCCTCTCT ATACTTTACCTGGACTCTTTGGAGGTAGGAAACATACAAGTCCCTGAAAAACAGCCAAGAGTTGCAGCATGGAACATGAAACTTATCAACAAGGTCATAAAGATGGATACTAACACAAATGGCACATTCGGGAAACTCAAG CTCAAGAAACTAGCTGGTTCAGTCACTGAGACCTCTTTATTTGGGGATTTCCAAGACATAGATAATTTTATTTCACACAGGGCATCTGCACCCATGTCTTCAAAG AAGAAAAGGAAGTTGTCTGAAATTGTCAAGAAAGCTTGTATCGGTTTCACTGAAGTGATAGGAACATTTATAAGTGAGGTGTCCACAATTAGTGATGATTCTGAGGAGCAAGAGGAGACCAGAACAGCTAGACGGAGAAGAACTACCAATCCTAATCAAAAGAACACAAATGAAGACAAAGGGGATGAGGAGCCCAGAAGATCAACACGGAAAAGAACTACCAATACTCACAAGCAGGATGTTGATGAAGATGAAGAgatcgaggaggacgaggaggatgaggaggaggaggaggaggattggaaggaggacgaggatgaggacgaggacgaggaagaTGAGGAGGTGGACAAAGAAGTGGAGCTAGAGGATGAGGAGGTGGCCAAAGAAATGGAGCTAGAGGATGAGGGTGTCTCTGGTGAGGATGATGCAACCAACAAAGTTGATCCACCGGCTGGTGATTCAAGGGAAACAGAACCAACACCACTAGAAGTTGTTCCTTCTCAATCAAGAAGGGAAAGGCTGAG GCTCCCTCCTCCTGCTAGTGTTGTGGAAAAGAATGAAAAATCAAAAAAGCACACTAAAGTTGATGCACCGGCTGGTGATTCAAGGGAATCAGAACCAACACCACTAGAAGTTGTTCCTTCTCAATCAAGAAGGGAAAGGCTGAG GAAAGCTGGAGTGTGCAACAGGCTAGATGAATCCTAA
- the LOC8078216 gene encoding uncharacterized protein LOC8078216 isoform X2 encodes MKTMGSRKRGAGGGRTSGTDGVRNRATPARLFKLYKEMSEAQRKLVSDAGFGGLLEIGSGRLPSALSKWLVKNVDGVSEELVIPGRGKIKVNAAAVNRILGLPMGEDEVKYEFNGSAISFINEKCSFDNGRSPAITTITERLCANKEANDDYLRCWLMVAISTFLCGSTALCISPKCYPSLVDLSKVKELNWCKFVVDTLKGSVGKMHKKDSVLGCLYFLSILYLDSLEVGNIQVPEKQPRVAAWNMKLINKVIKMDTNTNGTFGKLKLKKLAGSVTETSLFGDFQDIDNFISHRASAPMSSKKKRKLSEIVKKACIGFTEVIGTFISEVSTISDDSEEQEETRTARRRRTTNPNQKNTNEDKGDEEPRRSTRKRTTNTHKQDVDEDEEIEEDEEDEEEEEEDWKEDEDEDEDEEDEEVDKEVELEDEEVAKEMELEDEGVSGEDDATNKVDPPAGDSRETEPTPLEVVPSQSRRERLRLPPSASVVENKEKSEKHSKWDFDPPPMDIMRFIDFPTPRERPPSKPSECNSERNARKYDDDYFWDNLSEEQFKELDAQIEDIERNRTDKLLSSSAVKQTPVPTDNPIEHSERKPTRVEKTTSATTYGLQSAPSTSHTPAYQPPPRRPARPGRALQSPYIDYARNGLKCSKVASRAYDVVCSATRRSTRSSSQSSSQGDELSRLLCELEAPF; translated from the exons ATGAAG ACAATGGGTAGTAGAAAGAGGGGCGCTGGTGGTGGTCGCACTAGCGGGACAGAT GGTGTAAGGAATAGAGCAACGCCTGCTAGACTGTTTAAATTGTACAAGGAAATGTCAGAGGCTCAGCGGAAGCTTGTTAGTGATGCTGGCTTTGGAGGCTTGCTTGAGATAGGAAGTGGTCGATTGCCATCTGCCCTAAGTAAATGGCTTGTGAAGAATGTGGATGGTGTATCAGAAGAGcttgtaattcctggaagagGAAAGATTAAAGTAAATGCAGCTGCTGTGAACAGGATACTAGGGTTACCTATGGGTGAAGATGAGGTCAAATATGAATTCAATGGAAGTGCAATTAGTTTCATCAATGAAAAGTGCAGCTTTGACAACGGAAGGTCTCCTGCAATTACAACAATAACAGAAAGGCTGTGTGCAAACAAGGAAGCAAATGATGACTACCTCCGGTGTTGGCTCATGGTTGCTATCTCAACTTTTCTGTGTGGGAGCACAGCATTGTGCATCAGCCCAAAGTGCTATCCTTCTTTGGTTGATCTATCAAAAGTTAAGGAATTGAATTGGTGCAAATTTGTAGTAGATACTCTCAAAGGATCCGTCGGAAAGATGCATAAAAAGGATTCTGTTTTAGGCTGTCTGTATTTCCTCTCT ATACTTTACCTGGACTCTTTGGAGGTAGGAAACATACAAGTCCCTGAAAAACAGCCAAGAGTTGCAGCATGGAACATGAAACTTATCAACAAGGTCATAAAGATGGATACTAACACAAATGGCACATTCGGGAAACTCAAG CTCAAGAAACTAGCTGGTTCAGTCACTGAGACCTCTTTATTTGGGGATTTCCAAGACATAGATAATTTTATTTCACACAGGGCATCTGCACCCATGTCTTCAAAG AAGAAAAGGAAGTTGTCTGAAATTGTCAAGAAAGCTTGTATCGGTTTCACTGAAGTGATAGGAACATTTATAAGTGAGGTGTCCACAATTAGTGATGATTCTGAGGAGCAAGAGGAGACCAGAACAGCTAGACGGAGAAGAACTACCAATCCTAATCAAAAGAACACAAATGAAGACAAAGGGGATGAGGAGCCCAGAAGATCAACACGGAAAAGAACTACCAATACTCACAAGCAGGATGTTGATGAAGATGAAGAgatcgaggaggacgaggaggatgaggaggaggaggaggaggattggaaggaggacgaggatgaggacgaggacgaggaagaTGAGGAGGTGGACAAAGAAGTGGAGCTAGAGGATGAGGAGGTGGCCAAAGAAATGGAGCTAGAGGATGAGGGTGTCTCTGGTGAGGATGATGCAACCAACAAAGTTGATCCACCGGCTGGTGATTCAAGGGAAACAGAACCAACACCACTAGAAG TTGTTCCTTCTCAATCAAGAAGGGAAAGGCTGAG GCTCCCTCCTTCTGCTAGTGTTGTGGAAAACAAAGAAAAATCAGAAAAGCACTCTAAATGGGATTTTGATCCCCCACCAATGGACATTATGAGATTCATTGATTTTCCCACACCCCGTGAACGTCCACCATCAAAGCCAAGTGAATGTAATTCAGAAAGGAACGCAAGGAAATATGATGATGATTATTTTTGGGACAATTTAAGTGAAGAACAATTTAAAGAACTTGATGCCCAAATTGAAGATATAGAAAGGAATAGGACAGATAAGTTACTTTCTAGCAGTGCAGTTAAGCAAACTCCTGTACCTACAGATAACCCAATTGAACATTCAGAAAGGAAGCCAACAAGAGTTGAAAAGACAACATCAGCTACAACCTATGGTCTACAATCTGCTCCCAGCACTTCACACACACCTGCGTATCAACCTCCGCCTAGGAGGCCAGCACGACCAGGGCGTGCTTTGCAGTCCCCATATATTGATTATGCCAGAAACGGCTTGAAGTGCAGCAAGGTTGCAAGTCGTGCATATGATGTGGTATGCTCGGCCACTAGAAGGTCAACCAGGAGTTCGAGTCAAAGCTCAAGCCAAGGAGA CGAGTTATCCAGATTACTATGTGAGCTTGAAGCACCTTTCTGA
- the LOC8078216 gene encoding FK506-binding protein 5 isoform X1 yields MKTMGSRKRGAGGGRTSGTDGVRNRATPARLFKLYKEMSEAQRKLVSDAGFGGLLEIGSGRLPSALSKWLVKNVDGVSEELVIPGRGKIKVNAAAVNRILGLPMGEDEVKYEFNGSAISFINEKCSFDNGRSPAITTITERLCANKEANDDYLRCWLMVAISTFLCGSTALCISPKCYPSLVDLSKVKELNWCKFVVDTLKGSVGKMHKKDSVLGCLYFLSILYLDSLEVGNIQVPEKQPRVAAWNMKLINKVIKMDTNTNGTFGKLKLKKLAGSVTETSLFGDFQDIDNFISHRASAPMSSKKKRKLSEIVKKACIGFTEVIGTFISEVSTISDDSEEQEETRTARRRRTTNPNQKNTNEDKGDEEPRRSTRKRTTNTHKQDVDEDEEIEEDEEDEEEEEEDWKEDEDEDEDEEDEEVDKEVELEDEEVAKEMELEDEGVSGEDDATNKVDPPAGDSRETEPTPLEVVPSQSRRERLRLPPPASVVEKNEKSKKHTKVDAPAGDSRESEPTPLEVVPSQSRRERLRLPPSASVVENKEKSEKHSKWDFDPPPMDIMRFIDFPTPRERPPSKPSECNSERNARKYDDDYFWDNLSEEQFKELDAQIEDIERNRTDKLLSSSAVKQTPVPTDNPIEHSERKPTRVEKTTSATTYGLQSAPSTSHTPAYQPPPRRPARPGRALQSPYIDYARNGLKCSKVASRAYDVVCSATRRSTRSSSQSSSQGDELSRLLCELEAPF; encoded by the exons ATGAAG ACAATGGGTAGTAGAAAGAGGGGCGCTGGTGGTGGTCGCACTAGCGGGACAGAT GGTGTAAGGAATAGAGCAACGCCTGCTAGACTGTTTAAATTGTACAAGGAAATGTCAGAGGCTCAGCGGAAGCTTGTTAGTGATGCTGGCTTTGGAGGCTTGCTTGAGATAGGAAGTGGTCGATTGCCATCTGCCCTAAGTAAATGGCTTGTGAAGAATGTGGATGGTGTATCAGAAGAGcttgtaattcctggaagagGAAAGATTAAAGTAAATGCAGCTGCTGTGAACAGGATACTAGGGTTACCTATGGGTGAAGATGAGGTCAAATATGAATTCAATGGAAGTGCAATTAGTTTCATCAATGAAAAGTGCAGCTTTGACAACGGAAGGTCTCCTGCAATTACAACAATAACAGAAAGGCTGTGTGCAAACAAGGAAGCAAATGATGACTACCTCCGGTGTTGGCTCATGGTTGCTATCTCAACTTTTCTGTGTGGGAGCACAGCATTGTGCATCAGCCCAAAGTGCTATCCTTCTTTGGTTGATCTATCAAAAGTTAAGGAATTGAATTGGTGCAAATTTGTAGTAGATACTCTCAAAGGATCCGTCGGAAAGATGCATAAAAAGGATTCTGTTTTAGGCTGTCTGTATTTCCTCTCT ATACTTTACCTGGACTCTTTGGAGGTAGGAAACATACAAGTCCCTGAAAAACAGCCAAGAGTTGCAGCATGGAACATGAAACTTATCAACAAGGTCATAAAGATGGATACTAACACAAATGGCACATTCGGGAAACTCAAG CTCAAGAAACTAGCTGGTTCAGTCACTGAGACCTCTTTATTTGGGGATTTCCAAGACATAGATAATTTTATTTCACACAGGGCATCTGCACCCATGTCTTCAAAG AAGAAAAGGAAGTTGTCTGAAATTGTCAAGAAAGCTTGTATCGGTTTCACTGAAGTGATAGGAACATTTATAAGTGAGGTGTCCACAATTAGTGATGATTCTGAGGAGCAAGAGGAGACCAGAACAGCTAGACGGAGAAGAACTACCAATCCTAATCAAAAGAACACAAATGAAGACAAAGGGGATGAGGAGCCCAGAAGATCAACACGGAAAAGAACTACCAATACTCACAAGCAGGATGTTGATGAAGATGAAGAgatcgaggaggacgaggaggatgaggaggaggaggaggaggattggaaggaggacgaggatgaggacgaggacgaggaagaTGAGGAGGTGGACAAAGAAGTGGAGCTAGAGGATGAGGAGGTGGCCAAAGAAATGGAGCTAGAGGATGAGGGTGTCTCTGGTGAGGATGATGCAACCAACAAAGTTGATCCACCGGCTGGTGATTCAAGGGAAACAGAACCAACACCACTAGAAGTTGTTCCTTCTCAATCAAGAAGGGAAAGGCTGAG GCTCCCTCCTCCTGCTAGTGTTGTGGAAAAGAATGAAAAATCAAAAAAGCACACTAAAGTTGATGCACCGGCTGGTGATTCAAGGGAATCAGAACCAACACCACTAGAAGTTGTTCCTTCTCAATCAAGAAGGGAAAGGCTGAG GCTCCCTCCTTCTGCTAGTGTTGTGGAAAACAAAGAAAAATCAGAAAAGCACTCTAAATGGGATTTTGATCCCCCACCAATGGACATTATGAGATTCATTGATTTTCCCACACCCCGTGAACGTCCACCATCAAAGCCAAGTGAATGTAATTCAGAAAGGAACGCAAGGAAATATGATGATGATTATTTTTGGGACAATTTAAGTGAAGAACAATTTAAAGAACTTGATGCCCAAATTGAAGATATAGAAAGGAATAGGACAGATAAGTTACTTTCTAGCAGTGCAGTTAAGCAAACTCCTGTACCTACAGATAACCCAATTGAACATTCAGAAAGGAAGCCAACAAGAGTTGAAAAGACAACATCAGCTACAACCTATGGTCTACAATCTGCTCCCAGCACTTCACACACACCTGCGTATCAACCTCCGCCTAGGAGGCCAGCACGACCAGGGCGTGCTTTGCAGTCCCCATATATTGATTATGCCAGAAACGGCTTGAAGTGCAGCAAGGTTGCAAGTCGTGCATATGATGTGGTATGCTCGGCCACTAGAAGGTCAACCAGGAGTTCGAGTCAAAGCTCAAGCCAAGGAGA CGAGTTATCCAGATTACTATGTGAGCTTGAAGCACCTTTCTGA
- the LOC8078216 gene encoding uncharacterized protein LOC8078216 isoform X4, which yields MKTMGSRKRGAGGGRTSGTDGVRNRATPARLFKLYKEMSEAQRKLVSDAGFGGLLEIGSGRLPSALSKWLVKNVDGVSEELVIPGRGKIKVNAAAVNRILGLPMGEDEVKYEFNGSAISFINEKCSFDNGRSPAITTITERLCANKEANDDYLRCWLMVAISTFLCGSTALCISPKCYPSLVDLSKVKELNWCKFVVDTLKGSVGKMHKKDSVLGCLYFLSILYLDSLEVGNIQVPEKQPRVAAWNMKLINKVIKMDTNTNGTFGKLKLKKLAGSVTETSLFGDFQDIDNFISHRASAPMSSKKKRKLSEIVKKACIGFTEVIGTFISEVSTISDDSEEQEETRTARRRRTTNPNQKNTNEDKGDEEPRRSTRKRTTNTHKQDVDEDEEIEEDEEDEEEEEEDWKEDEDEDEDEEDEEVDKEVELEDEEVAKEMELEDEGVSGEDDATNKVDPPAGDSRETEPTPLEVVPSQSRRERLRKAGVCNRLDES from the exons ATGAAG ACAATGGGTAGTAGAAAGAGGGGCGCTGGTGGTGGTCGCACTAGCGGGACAGAT GGTGTAAGGAATAGAGCAACGCCTGCTAGACTGTTTAAATTGTACAAGGAAATGTCAGAGGCTCAGCGGAAGCTTGTTAGTGATGCTGGCTTTGGAGGCTTGCTTGAGATAGGAAGTGGTCGATTGCCATCTGCCCTAAGTAAATGGCTTGTGAAGAATGTGGATGGTGTATCAGAAGAGcttgtaattcctggaagagGAAAGATTAAAGTAAATGCAGCTGCTGTGAACAGGATACTAGGGTTACCTATGGGTGAAGATGAGGTCAAATATGAATTCAATGGAAGTGCAATTAGTTTCATCAATGAAAAGTGCAGCTTTGACAACGGAAGGTCTCCTGCAATTACAACAATAACAGAAAGGCTGTGTGCAAACAAGGAAGCAAATGATGACTACCTCCGGTGTTGGCTCATGGTTGCTATCTCAACTTTTCTGTGTGGGAGCACAGCATTGTGCATCAGCCCAAAGTGCTATCCTTCTTTGGTTGATCTATCAAAAGTTAAGGAATTGAATTGGTGCAAATTTGTAGTAGATACTCTCAAAGGATCCGTCGGAAAGATGCATAAAAAGGATTCTGTTTTAGGCTGTCTGTATTTCCTCTCT ATACTTTACCTGGACTCTTTGGAGGTAGGAAACATACAAGTCCCTGAAAAACAGCCAAGAGTTGCAGCATGGAACATGAAACTTATCAACAAGGTCATAAAGATGGATACTAACACAAATGGCACATTCGGGAAACTCAAG CTCAAGAAACTAGCTGGTTCAGTCACTGAGACCTCTTTATTTGGGGATTTCCAAGACATAGATAATTTTATTTCACACAGGGCATCTGCACCCATGTCTTCAAAG AAGAAAAGGAAGTTGTCTGAAATTGTCAAGAAAGCTTGTATCGGTTTCACTGAAGTGATAGGAACATTTATAAGTGAGGTGTCCACAATTAGTGATGATTCTGAGGAGCAAGAGGAGACCAGAACAGCTAGACGGAGAAGAACTACCAATCCTAATCAAAAGAACACAAATGAAGACAAAGGGGATGAGGAGCCCAGAAGATCAACACGGAAAAGAACTACCAATACTCACAAGCAGGATGTTGATGAAGATGAAGAgatcgaggaggacgaggaggatgaggaggaggaggaggaggattggaaggaggacgaggatgaggacgaggacgaggaagaTGAGGAGGTGGACAAAGAAGTGGAGCTAGAGGATGAGGAGGTGGCCAAAGAAATGGAGCTAGAGGATGAGGGTGTCTCTGGTGAGGATGATGCAACCAACAAAGTTGATCCACCGGCTGGTGATTCAAGGGAAACAGAACCAACACCACTAGAAGTTGTTCCTTCTCAATCAAGAAGGGAAAGGCTGAG GAAAGCTGGAGTGTGCAACAGGCTAGATGAATCCTAA